From Chiloscyllium punctatum isolate Juve2018m chromosome 36, sChiPun1.3, whole genome shotgun sequence, the proteins below share one genomic window:
- the LOC140460369 gene encoding uncharacterized protein: MEKPEESCPMEKPWKCGDCGKGFSFPSAQETHWRSRTRERPFPCPECGKGFTSSSNLMAHLWVHTVESLFSCPKCEKSFAQASTLVAHQQVHSGVRSFPCPECGKAFSKSSNLLAHQRVHTGERPFSCPECGKTFIRSSHLLTHRWVHTAERPFSCSECGKAFSNSSALLTHQRVHTGERPFPCPECGKGFKLSSNLLRHQRVHTGERPFPCPKCRWRFTLSNNLQRHQRGQQQIPPATLMWVTPRTEPPARSGSGCRGSVRLCFLRDSTPTSLPSSPNPRLTNGRHSNSVISATVSHRQGPGFDSTLRVTVFVEFAHSPPMSARVSSGCSYNPNMSK, encoded by the coding sequence atggagaaacctgaggaatcctgccccatggagaaaccgtggaagtgtggcgactgtgggaaaggcttcagtTTCCCGTCTGCACAGGAGACTCATTGGCGCAGTCgcaccagggagaggccattcccctgccccgagtgtgggaaggggtttACCAGCTCCTCCAACCTGATGGCCCACTTGTGGGTCCACACAGTGGAGAGTCTGTTCTCCTGCCCCAAGTGTGAGAAGAGCTTTGCCCAGGCCTCTACCCTCGTGGCCCACCAGCAGGTCCACTCTGGGGTGAGATCCTTcccctgccctgagtgcgggaaggccttcagcaaatcctccaacctgctggcccaccagcgggtccacaccggggagaggccgttctcctgccctgagtgtggaAAGACCTTTATccgctcctcccacctgctgacccaccgttGGGTCCACACGgcggagaggcccttcagctgttctgagtgtgggaaggccttcagtaattcctctgccctgctgacccaccagcgggtccacaccggggagaggccattcccctgccctgagtgtgggaagggctttaaactctcctccaacctgctgaggcaccagcgggtccacaccggggagaggccgttcccctgccCCAAGTGCAGGTGGAGGTTCACGTTGTCCAATAACTTGCAGAGACACCAGAGGGGGCAGCAGCAGATTCCGCCGGCGACACTGATGTGGGtcacccccaggactgaacctcctgcccgtTCTGGCAGTGGGTGCAGGGGGAGCGTCAGGCTTTGTTTTCTGCGAGACAGcacccccacatccctcccatcttcccccaaccccaggtTGACGAACGGGCGGCACAGTAACTCAGTGATTAGTGCCACTGTGTCACATCGTCAGGGAccggggttcgattccaccctcagggtgactgtctttgtggagtttgcacattctccccccatgtctgcaagggtttcctctgggtgctcctacAATCCAAACATGAGCAAgtga